In the genome of Coturnix japonica isolate 7356 chromosome Z, Coturnix japonica 2.1, whole genome shotgun sequence, one region contains:
- the IDNK gene encoding probable gluconokinase isoform X1: MLRRSGIPVSQMCCNNELLVLLCRTTVGSRLAAKLRWKFYDADDYHSPENKRKMAAGIPLNDEDRIPWLCALHDILRREELSRQDAVLACSALKKIYRHILVSGASAIGNSLSEKPGENAALNILFVHLDGPADLIARRLEKRRRHFMPLKLLQSQFDALEPPTVPENFITVSLEKSLPDIVLEIEKAIFSG; this comes from the exons ATGTTAC GTCGTTCTGGGATCCCTGTCTCTCAGATGTGCTGCAATAATGAGCTCCTTGTGCTTCTTTGCAGAACCACGGTTGGGTCGCGTTTGGCAGCAAAG ctGAGGTGGAAATTCTATGATGCAGATGACTATCATTCTCCagagaataaaaggaagatgGCAGCAGGGATACCGCTAAATGATGAG GACAGGATTCCGTGGCTGTGTGCATTGCATGATATACTGAGGAG AGAAGAATTATCTAGACAAGATGCGGTTCTGGCCTGTTCAGCACTGAAGAAGATCTATCGACATATATTAGTTAGTGGAGCATCTGCAATTGGAAACAGCCTGTCAGAGAAACCAGgagaaaatgcagcactgaataTCCTCTTTGTTCATCTGGATGGTCCTGCAGACCTCATTGCTCGCcgcctggagaagaggagaagacATTTCATGCCACTGAAACTACTCCAGTCTCAGTTTGATGCTCTGGAGCCTCCCACAGTGCCAGAAAACTTCATTACTGTCAGTCTAGAAAAATCTCTTCCTGACATAGTGCTGGAGATTGAGAAAGCCATTTTTTCAGGGTGA
- the IDNK gene encoding probable gluconokinase isoform X2: MVLVVVMGVSGCGKTTVGSRLAAKLRWKFYDADDYHSPENKRKMAAGIPLNDEDRIPWLCALHDILRREELSRQDAVLACSALKKIYRHILVSGASAIGNSLSEKPGENAALNILFVHLDGPADLIARRLEKRRRHFMPLKLLQSQFDALEPPTVPENFITVSLEKSLPDIVLEIEKAIFSG; the protein is encoded by the exons atggtgctggtggtggtCATGGGCGTCAGCGGCTGCGGGAA AACCACGGTTGGGTCGCGTTTGGCAGCAAAG ctGAGGTGGAAATTCTATGATGCAGATGACTATCATTCTCCagagaataaaaggaagatgGCAGCAGGGATACCGCTAAATGATGAG GACAGGATTCCGTGGCTGTGTGCATTGCATGATATACTGAGGAG AGAAGAATTATCTAGACAAGATGCGGTTCTGGCCTGTTCAGCACTGAAGAAGATCTATCGACATATATTAGTTAGTGGAGCATCTGCAATTGGAAACAGCCTGTCAGAGAAACCAGgagaaaatgcagcactgaataTCCTCTTTGTTCATCTGGATGGTCCTGCAGACCTCATTGCTCGCcgcctggagaagaggagaagacATTTCATGCCACTGAAACTACTCCAGTCTCAGTTTGATGCTCTGGAGCCTCCCACAGTGCCAGAAAACTTCATTACTGTCAGTCTAGAAAAATCTCTTCCTGACATAGTGCTGGAGATTGAGAAAGCCATTTTTTCAGGGTGA
- the IDNK gene encoding probable gluconokinase isoform X3, whose protein sequence is MCCNNELLVLLCRTTVGSRLAAKLRWKFYDADDYHSPENKRKMAAGIPLNDEDRIPWLCALHDILRREELSRQDAVLACSALKKIYRHILVSGASAIGNSLSEKPGENAALNILFVHLDGPADLIARRLEKRRRHFMPLKLLQSQFDALEPPTVPENFITVSLEKSLPDIVLEIEKAIFSG, encoded by the exons ATGTGCTGCAATAATGAGCTCCTTGTGCTTCTTTGCAGAACCACGGTTGGGTCGCGTTTGGCAGCAAAG ctGAGGTGGAAATTCTATGATGCAGATGACTATCATTCTCCagagaataaaaggaagatgGCAGCAGGGATACCGCTAAATGATGAG GACAGGATTCCGTGGCTGTGTGCATTGCATGATATACTGAGGAG AGAAGAATTATCTAGACAAGATGCGGTTCTGGCCTGTTCAGCACTGAAGAAGATCTATCGACATATATTAGTTAGTGGAGCATCTGCAATTGGAAACAGCCTGTCAGAGAAACCAGgagaaaatgcagcactgaataTCCTCTTTGTTCATCTGGATGGTCCTGCAGACCTCATTGCTCGCcgcctggagaagaggagaagacATTTCATGCCACTGAAACTACTCCAGTCTCAGTTTGATGCTCTGGAGCCTCCCACAGTGCCAGAAAACTTCATTACTGTCAGTCTAGAAAAATCTCTTCCTGACATAGTGCTGGAGATTGAGAAAGCCATTTTTTCAGGGTGA